The Leucoraja erinacea ecotype New England chromosome 22, Leri_hhj_1, whole genome shotgun sequence genome includes a region encoding these proteins:
- the atp5f1c gene encoding ATP synthase subunit gamma, mitochondrial isoform X1, which yields MFARTGVLVLVPQWGQVRNMATLKDITRRLKSIKNIQKITQSMKMVAAAKYARAERELKPARVYGTGALALYEKAEIKAPEDQARHLIIGVSSDRGLCGGVHSNVAKNIRNQMQQLTSAGKEVKIATIGDKLRALLHRKYGSNILLMFKEVGRKPPTFGDASFIAAELLNSGYEFDKGAVIFNRFKSVISYNTQEQPVFSYDALAGSENLSVYDDIDADVLRNYQEFSLVNIIYFGLKESTTSEQSARMTAMDSASKNASEIIDKLTLTYNRTRQAVITKELIEIISGAAAL from the exons ATGTTTGCGAGGACGGGCGTCCTGGTTCTGGTGCCCCAATG GGGTCAAGTCCGAAACATGGCAACTCTGAAAGATA TCACCAGGCGCTTGAAGTCCATCAAAAACATCCAAAAGATCACCCAGTCCATGAAAATGGTGGCTGCAGCAAAGTACGCAAGAGCTGAGAGGGAGCTGAAGCCAGCAAGAGTTTATGGAACAGGAGCTCTGG CCCTGTATGAAAAGGCGGAAATTAAAGCTCCTGAAGACCAAGCCCGGCACCTAATTATTGGCGTGTCCTCTGACCGTGGTCTCTGTGGAGGAGTCCACAGCAACGTTGCTAAAAACATACGAAATCAAATGCAGCAATTGACTTCTGCGGGTAAAGAGGTCAAGATTGCTACGATTGGGGACAAGCTGAGAGCACTGTTGCACAG aAAATATGGAAGTAATATCCTATTGATGTTCAAGGAAGTGGGCCGGAAGCCACCTACCTTTGGTGATGCCTCGTTTATTGCCGCTGAGCTCCTGAACTCGGGCTATGAGTTTGATAAAGGTGCTGTAATATTCAACAGATTCAA GTCTGTGATTTCCTACAATACTCAGGAGCAGCCCGTGTTCTCCTACGATGCCCTTGCAGGTTCTG AGAACTTGAGTGTTTACGATGACATTGATGCTGATGTTCTCCGAAACTACCAGGAGTTCTCTCTGGTGAACATCATTTACTTTGGGTTGAAGGAATCGACTACAAGCGAGCAAAGTGCAAGGATGACTGCCATGGACAGTGCCAGCAAGAATGCCT CTGAGATTATCGACAAGCTGACGTTGACGTACAATCGTACTCGCCAGGCTGTCATCACCAAGGAGCTCATCGAGATCATCTCTGGAGCTGCTGCTct GTAA
- the atp5f1c gene encoding ATP synthase subunit gamma, mitochondrial isoform X2, with product MFARTGVLVLVPQWGQVRNMATLKDITRRLKSIKNIQKITQSMKMVAAAKYARAERELKPARVYGTGALALYEKAEIKAPEDQARHLIIGVSSDRGLCGGVHSNVAKNIRNQMQQLTSAGKEVKIATIGDKLRALLHRKYGSNILLMFKEVGRKPPTFGDASFIAAELLNSGYEFDKGAVIFNRFKSVISYNTQEQPVFSYDALAGSENLSVYDDIDADVLRNYQEFSLVNIIYFGLKESTTSEQSARMTAMDSASKNASEIIDKLTLTYNRTRQAVITKELIEIISGAAAL from the exons ATGTTTGCGAGGACGGGCGTCCTGGTTCTGGTGCCCCAATG GGGTCAAGTCCGAAACATGGCAACTCTGAAAGATA TCACCAGGCGCTTGAAGTCCATCAAAAACATCCAAAAGATCACCCAGTCCATGAAAATGGTGGCTGCAGCAAAGTACGCAAGAGCTGAGAGGGAGCTGAAGCCAGCAAGAGTTTATGGAACAGGAGCTCTGG CCCTGTATGAAAAGGCGGAAATTAAAGCTCCTGAAGACCAAGCCCGGCACCTAATTATTGGCGTGTCCTCTGACCGTGGTCTCTGTGGAGGAGTCCACAGCAACGTTGCTAAAAACATACGAAATCAAATGCAGCAATTGACTTCTGCGGGTAAAGAGGTCAAGATTGCTACGATTGGGGACAAGCTGAGAGCACTGTTGCACAG aAAATATGGAAGTAATATCCTATTGATGTTCAAGGAAGTGGGCCGGAAGCCACCTACCTTTGGTGATGCCTCGTTTATTGCCGCTGAGCTCCTGAACTCGGGCTATGAGTTTGATAAAGGTGCTGTAATATTCAACAGATTCAA GTCTGTGATTTCCTACAATACTCAGGAGCAGCCCGTGTTCTCCTACGATGCCCTTGCAGGTTCTG AGAACTTGAGTGTTTACGATGACATTGATGCTGATGTTCTCCGAAACTACCAGGAGTTCTCTCTGGTGAACATCATTTACTTTGGGTTGAAGGAATCGACTACAAGCGAGCAAAGTGCAAGGATGACTGCCATGGACAGTGCCAGCAAGAATGCCT CTGAGATTATCGACAAGCTGACGTTGACGTACAATCGTACTCGCCAGGCTGTCATCACCAAGGAGCTCATCGAGATCATCTCTGGAGCTGCTGCTctgtga